From the Brevibacillus choshinensis genome, one window contains:
- a CDS encoding LysM peptidoglycan-binding domain-containing protein, with the protein MALQDGLLSFAIKETIFLSSDRAGIGELQELELVPDVEVLENESYISITGCLQLFGKYEPIRDTAGSDGGGAETLVQAMTFSPFRPEGSDGPYYGWEEQIGHRVPLNITIPLDRIAEIGDIYAIVDSFDYKLETPHQLLIDAELKIVGIVLSDQPVASPTNPYPYEQPEAERQEETWEFAHVASDHPEGVPELASLEDIEQKLMQLEQELERQAEPVAYDSAESTSLYDAPAMEVASRDYYPDQHFGEVTESNDGQFAAYPEGSYADASVSWEADTPAIESAAYGSPVYGTQVTNSDQVEQWVDAPGEREEQEEATLAIHDYHEPDFTPVVTEEAQELEETEVDVQEEAVAEVLAEPEANEDIELRVAISGKPSREESGNVNITSIFSQASRAKQEALALEAESSASSSRRGVSTNATPSTMEAMQNLTSFIRHKEERSSQLKMCIIQRDETLELISQRYSMPVSKIVEVNRLATEQLVAGQILYIPQ; encoded by the coding sequence ATGGCGTTACAGGATGGACTGCTCTCGTTTGCCATCAAGGAGACCATTTTCCTCTCATCCGATAGAGCCGGAATAGGCGAACTGCAAGAGCTGGAACTGGTACCGGATGTAGAGGTGTTGGAGAATGAATCCTACATCTCCATTACAGGCTGCTTGCAGTTGTTCGGGAAGTACGAGCCGATCAGGGATACCGCTGGGTCGGACGGCGGTGGAGCGGAAACTCTGGTTCAGGCTATGACTTTCTCTCCGTTTCGGCCTGAAGGATCGGATGGACCGTATTACGGCTGGGAGGAACAGATCGGACACCGTGTTCCACTCAACATCACGATTCCACTCGATCGGATTGCGGAAATTGGTGATATTTATGCCATTGTGGACAGCTTCGACTATAAGCTGGAAACACCGCATCAGCTGTTGATTGATGCCGAACTGAAGATCGTCGGGATCGTGCTGTCCGACCAACCAGTCGCATCACCGACCAATCCGTATCCTTACGAACAGCCTGAAGCCGAACGTCAGGAAGAGACGTGGGAGTTTGCCCATGTGGCTTCGGATCACCCAGAAGGAGTACCTGAGCTTGCATCTCTCGAGGACATCGAACAAAAATTGATGCAGCTCGAACAAGAACTGGAGAGGCAGGCAGAACCGGTTGCCTACGATTCAGCAGAATCTACTTCATTGTACGATGCGCCAGCTATGGAGGTAGCATCAAGAGACTATTATCCGGATCAACATTTCGGGGAAGTGACGGAATCAAATGACGGCCAATTCGCTGCCTATCCCGAAGGTTCGTATGCTGACGCCTCTGTGTCCTGGGAAGCGGATACGCCTGCGATCGAGTCAGCCGCTTACGGTTCACCTGTCTACGGAACGCAGGTGACCAACTCTGACCAAGTAGAGCAATGGGTGGATGCTCCTGGAGAGCGGGAGGAACAAGAGGAAGCGACCCTCGCAATCCATGATTACCATGAGCCTGACTTTACACCCGTCGTAACGGAAGAGGCACAAGAGCTAGAAGAGACGGAAGTGGATGTGCAAGAAGAGGCGGTAGCAGAGGTATTAGCTGAGCCGGAAGCCAATGAAGACATTGAATTGCGAGTGGCCATTTCAGGCAAGCCTTCTCGTGAAGAGTCGGGCAATGTCAATATTACATCAATATTTTCTCAAGCTAGCCGTGCCAAACAGGAAGCGTTGGCTCTGGAGGCGGAATCGTCAGCTAGCTCCTCGCGACGAGGCGTATCGACCAATGCTACTCCATCCACAATGGAAGCAATGCAAAATTTGACCTCATTTATTCGCCATAAGGAAGAGCGTTCGAGTCAGTTGAAAATGTGCATTATTCAGCGAGATGAGACATTGGAACTGATTTCGCAACGGTATTCCATGCCTGTTTCCAAAATTGTGGAAGTGAACCGATTGGCTACAGAGCAGCTTGTCGCCGGACAAATCCTGTACATTCCACAGTGA
- a CDS encoding ATP-binding protein, with protein sequence MILCEGCPDNPACHNCLTELRSGGSAQKVLPPRPVRIINLSTSEVCQAQLVTVSRTAIGLFSHEKPLHGRLEVELAGDFRIIGSGLHGIDGVPYYVIDIEKVLRRNEVLERLLLEEFHNWHMSGELDPSELLVDLKKRDDERGRLIKQELQKLSILRQIGTIFLYLFDEGKLRPLGTARAEQDIEQEMHRLITDGRSSTDSYREQLVSRDGRKLFEMYASPLPDQTCGIALIDVTEAIAEERRRQRREWEIYRDILSVVTHNKLLLLNDEELFFLLRNGHKSFAMDLRAPQHLAELRRACKRALEPLGLSDKRILQFLVAVNEAASNTLKHGDGGMITVYVSSEQRMCRAVIHDQGQGIMLEELPRATLLQGYSTRNSLGAGFHVMLQYCDRVYLGSSLAGTKLILECVAPSH encoded by the coding sequence GTGATTTTGTGTGAGGGTTGTCCTGACAATCCCGCTTGCCATAATTGCCTGACCGAGCTTCGTTCTGGAGGTTCGGCTCAAAAGGTATTACCTCCACGGCCAGTCCGAATTATCAACCTTTCGACTTCGGAGGTATGCCAGGCACAACTTGTCACAGTCAGCCGTACGGCCATCGGACTGTTTAGTCATGAAAAACCATTGCACGGGCGTCTGGAGGTTGAACTCGCCGGCGATTTTCGGATCATCGGGAGCGGGCTGCACGGGATTGATGGCGTCCCGTACTACGTCATTGATATTGAAAAAGTGTTGCGGCGAAATGAGGTGCTTGAGCGTCTCTTGCTCGAGGAGTTCCACAACTGGCATATGAGCGGCGAGCTCGATCCTTCCGAACTACTAGTGGATCTGAAAAAAAGAGATGATGAGCGTGGGCGCCTAATCAAGCAGGAGCTGCAAAAGCTGTCCATATTACGGCAGATCGGCACTATCTTTCTCTATTTGTTTGATGAAGGCAAGCTCCGTCCGCTAGGTACTGCACGGGCTGAGCAGGACATCGAACAAGAGATGCATCGCCTGATTACGGATGGCAGGAGCTCCACGGATTCATATCGAGAACAATTGGTGTCCAGAGATGGACGAAAATTGTTTGAAATGTACGCTTCCCCCTTGCCGGATCAGACGTGCGGGATTGCGCTGATCGATGTGACCGAGGCGATTGCGGAAGAGCGGCGACGGCAGCGAAGAGAATGGGAAATATACAGGGACATTCTTAGTGTGGTCACACATAACAAACTGCTACTGCTAAATGACGAGGAGCTGTTTTTTCTTTTGCGCAATGGTCACAAATCATTTGCCATGGATTTGCGCGCTCCACAGCATCTCGCGGAGCTGCGACGAGCGTGCAAGCGTGCTTTGGAACCTCTAGGATTGTCGGACAAGCGTATCTTGCAATTTCTGGTTGCAGTCAATGAAGCCGCTTCTAATACGTTAAAGCATGGTGATGGTGGGATGATCACAGTGTACGTGTCCAGCGAACAGCGCATGTGCAGAGCGGTAATTCACGATCAAGGCCAAGGAATTATGCTGGAAGAGTTGCCGCGAGCCACGCTACTGCAGGGATACTCCACACGAAATTCACTGGGCGCAGGTTTTCACGTCATGCTACAATATTGTGATCGGGTGTACCTGGGAAGCTCTCTTGCGGGAACCAAACTCATTCTGGAGTGCGTTGCCCCTTCGCACTGA
- a CDS encoding PP2C family protein-serine/threonine phosphatase has product MVRNEKDALVKVIDMIWEALLYVLGCCAGVFIVKCSHILSSVKHWYNVSFLQGLGLITWGVGNLLTLYPLLGLQKICLTSYIFTYAFFLLSLHALQHSTLAYASWKTAFDSVMLIATFITMVVLHEMAYAPNTKAHIPYMIPVQGGVFLMIPAITLIVENWQASGPQSEVRIRRGMLVMTTILFAGYSMLQPFIPTPVMVALGVTSLALLVGAHRGLEDQKLLQNNQPEYRYLFHKLTFGKRDIIMVQVMLMLCAAILFGAPEIPSYGRIGLWIAILFGCIRVYFTIRDNRSLVNETFYSAARLEQQFEEQLALTRESNEQLRQVLTLKQNYERLLIASNEQSLREVSYETLQQVIEELVETWYSKIDSLVYLRLSLESQNHIVYFQAEKGERNDFSELHPVSGQIVVHEDMDSALAPRFVRLEAYTGAEDSQQKELEQSLFQLLLVNVRGLAQRCLHQHQALELRFMESEMELARRIQSMLVPKEQLTLAGLCARAVYAPFTYVGGDYIDYIRVNERYTCFIVADVSGHGLPASLLASGIRTAVRAVLQKSWSPDEVLTRLNQLLYDDLSKTRSYVTMLVALYDAEEHALLLSRAGHPRPLYLSATQKMVLPCVGGVGLGLLADSTYKVEKVPLKEEGFLLLYTDGFVESGRKKALRCIHTWLQDLSLLMDKHERESENAMDGVESYIWEMTREGQQTDDMSVLILQFQSTSEKPFPEIDAVTAPPASL; this is encoded by the coding sequence ATGGTCAGGAACGAAAAGGACGCACTCGTAAAGGTGATCGACATGATATGGGAAGCCTTGCTTTATGTGTTGGGATGTTGTGCAGGTGTGTTTATCGTAAAGTGCTCGCACATCCTCTCATCCGTAAAGCATTGGTATAATGTTTCATTCTTGCAAGGTCTGGGCCTGATCACGTGGGGCGTGGGGAACCTTCTTACGCTGTATCCCTTATTGGGTCTACAAAAAATATGTCTGACATCCTATATATTCACGTATGCTTTCTTCCTATTGTCACTGCATGCGCTTCAACACTCCACATTGGCTTATGCTTCATGGAAAACCGCATTTGACAGCGTCATGTTGATTGCGACTTTTATAACCATGGTCGTGCTGCACGAAATGGCGTACGCCCCGAACACCAAGGCGCATATCCCGTACATGATTCCCGTACAGGGTGGTGTGTTCCTGATGATTCCCGCCATCACACTCATCGTAGAAAATTGGCAGGCTTCGGGTCCACAATCAGAAGTGCGTATAAGACGGGGCATGTTGGTGATGACAACCATTTTGTTTGCGGGGTATTCGATGCTGCAGCCGTTTATTCCCACACCCGTTATGGTTGCGCTGGGAGTGACCTCCCTTGCCTTGTTGGTGGGAGCGCATCGTGGATTGGAAGATCAGAAGCTACTCCAAAACAACCAGCCTGAATATCGCTATCTTTTTCATAAGCTGACGTTTGGCAAAAGGGATATCATCATGGTACAAGTCATGCTGATGCTATGTGCTGCCATCCTGTTCGGCGCTCCTGAGATTCCTTCTTATGGTCGGATCGGCTTGTGGATCGCGATCTTGTTTGGCTGTATCCGTGTGTATTTCACCATTCGCGACAATCGCTCACTGGTGAATGAGACGTTTTATTCTGCTGCCAGACTCGAACAACAATTTGAAGAACAATTGGCATTGACGAGAGAATCGAACGAGCAGCTCAGACAGGTGCTTACGCTCAAGCAAAACTACGAGCGTTTGCTCATTGCAAGCAATGAACAAAGCTTGCGGGAAGTGTCCTATGAAACACTTCAGCAGGTGATCGAAGAGTTGGTAGAGACGTGGTATTCCAAGATCGATTCCCTCGTCTATTTGAGACTCTCTCTGGAGTCGCAAAATCATATCGTCTATTTTCAGGCAGAGAAAGGGGAGAGAAATGATTTCTCTGAGCTGCATCCGGTATCCGGGCAGATCGTTGTTCATGAGGACATGGATTCTGCCCTGGCTCCTCGATTTGTAAGGCTTGAGGCATATACCGGTGCCGAGGACAGCCAGCAAAAAGAGTTGGAACAATCCCTCTTTCAATTACTGTTAGTCAATGTGCGCGGCCTTGCACAGCGGTGTTTACATCAGCACCAGGCTTTGGAGCTACGCTTTATGGAATCGGAAATGGAACTGGCCCGACGCATCCAATCCATGCTTGTCCCTAAAGAACAGCTGACACTAGCAGGGCTATGCGCTCGAGCCGTCTATGCACCTTTTACCTATGTTGGAGGAGATTATATTGATTACATTCGCGTCAATGAACGCTATACTTGTTTCATTGTCGCTGACGTATCTGGTCATGGTTTGCCTGCAAGTCTGCTAGCATCAGGGATTCGTACAGCGGTTCGAGCTGTCTTGCAAAAAAGCTGGTCTCCTGACGAAGTTTTGACCAGACTCAATCAGTTGCTTTACGATGACCTGTCCAAAACAAGGTCATATGTAACGATGCTCGTCGCCTTGTACGACGCAGAAGAGCACGCTCTATTGCTGAGTCGTGCTGGACATCCGCGGCCGCTCTACCTGTCTGCGACTCAAAAAATGGTGCTTCCATGTGTGGGTGGGGTCGGTCTAGGGCTTTTGGCTGATAGCACTTACAAAGTCGAGAAAGTACCATTAAAAGAAGAGGGCTTCCTACTTTTATATACAGATGGCTTTGTGGAATCTGGGAGAAAAAAAGCGCTTCGTTGCATCCACACGTGGCTCCAAGACCTTTCCTTGCTTATGGACAAGCATGAGAGAGAAAGTGAGAATGCAATGGATGGCGTGGAATCATACATATGGGAAATGACTCGTGAAGGACAACAGACGGACGATATGTCTGTGCTGATCTTGCAATTTCAATCGACTTCGGAAAAGCCGTTTCCGGAAATAGATGCTGTCACGGCACCACCTGCTAGTCTGTAG
- the hemY gene encoding protoporphyrinogen oxidase, with product MSNKAYHITIVGGGITGLTAAFYLQKEMEAKGLPIRFELLEEKDRLGGKIKTWRHEGFVIEQGPDSFLERKTSAAQLAKDLGLEQELVRNSTGQAYIWHHDRLMPIPEGAVMGVPTKLMPFVTSELISWPGKIRAAADLFLPASKENGDISVGDFFRRRLGDEVIENLIQPLLSGVYSGDIDNLSLLASFPQFAQMEKQHRSLILAMKHSRPQSKVQGKSKGIFLTLKNGLETLVEGVESQLPANVFRKNTGVQELIKRESGGYTLVTKDGERIETDAVLFTVPHAVAEPLLRPYTSVPSLPEAKPHMVATISMAFPETAVDLRLEGTGFIVPRNSGAKITACTWAHRKWPHTTPAGKALVRCFVGKAKEQSFMQLTDEEIVEVAMRDLHKTMTLRQEPDFYRVTRLQNAIPYVVGHQAWAQDVSEKVGTSLPGVILAGASYGGVGVPDCIEQGKKAVSQLIEMVQPGN from the coding sequence ATGAGTAACAAAGCGTATCATATTACGATTGTAGGTGGCGGCATCACGGGATTGACCGCCGCCTTTTACTTGCAAAAAGAAATGGAAGCAAAGGGCCTGCCTATTCGCTTCGAATTGCTCGAAGAAAAAGACCGGCTGGGTGGCAAAATCAAGACGTGGCGACATGAGGGTTTTGTCATCGAGCAGGGGCCAGATTCGTTTCTAGAGCGAAAGACGAGTGCCGCTCAATTGGCCAAGGATCTTGGTCTGGAACAGGAGCTCGTGCGAAACAGCACCGGCCAAGCGTACATTTGGCACCACGATCGACTGATGCCTATTCCGGAAGGGGCGGTCATGGGCGTTCCGACCAAGCTCATGCCGTTCGTTACCTCTGAGCTGATCTCCTGGCCGGGAAAAATCCGTGCTGCGGCCGACTTGTTTTTGCCTGCCTCCAAAGAAAATGGAGACATCTCGGTCGGGGACTTTTTCCGTCGGCGTCTGGGCGACGAGGTTATTGAGAACTTGATCCAACCGCTATTGTCTGGGGTCTATTCAGGAGATATTGACAATCTCAGTCTGCTGGCCAGTTTCCCGCAATTCGCTCAGATGGAAAAGCAGCATCGCAGCCTCATTTTGGCGATGAAGCATTCTCGTCCCCAATCCAAGGTTCAAGGTAAGTCAAAAGGAATCTTCCTCACGCTTAAAAACGGATTGGAGACACTGGTTGAAGGGGTAGAAAGCCAGTTGCCTGCCAACGTGTTCCGCAAGAATACTGGTGTGCAGGAGTTGATCAAGCGTGAGTCCGGTGGCTATACGCTCGTCACAAAAGACGGTGAGCGAATCGAGACAGATGCTGTCCTGTTCACGGTGCCGCATGCCGTAGCCGAGCCACTCCTACGTCCTTATACATCTGTACCTTCCTTGCCAGAGGCAAAGCCGCATATGGTGGCCACGATCAGTATGGCGTTTCCAGAAACAGCTGTTGATCTCCGATTGGAGGGGACAGGGTTTATCGTCCCGCGCAACTCTGGCGCAAAGATCACAGCATGCACGTGGGCTCATCGCAAATGGCCGCATACGACTCCAGCAGGGAAGGCATTGGTTCGCTGTTTTGTGGGGAAAGCAAAGGAACAGTCATTCATGCAACTAACGGACGAGGAAATCGTGGAGGTCGCCATGCGCGATTTGCACAAAACGATGACACTTCGCCAAGAGCCTGATTTTTATCGGGTGACCCGTTTGCAAAATGCGATTCCTTATGTCGTGGGCCATCAGGCTTGGGCACAGGACGTATCCGAAAAAGTAGGGACCAGCCTTCCAGGTGTCATTCTTGCGGGGGCTTCCTACGGCGGGGTAGGCGTACCGGATTGTATTGAACAGGGAAAAAAAGCAGTATCGCAATTGATCGAGATGGTTCAACCGGGGAATTAA
- a CDS encoding STAS domain-containing protein has product MDYRATETNGQATLFFDGELDMAVGDRVGELLQQYGGRNESVTVDFQGVSFVDSSGIGSLFFTTKELLALGKQVEIVNVREEILDILSVLGFTEALGISVAKAVETGFDAKPTDCI; this is encoded by the coding sequence ATGGACTATCGGGCGACAGAAACAAATGGACAAGCCACGCTATTTTTTGACGGGGAACTGGACATGGCTGTGGGGGACCGGGTAGGGGAGTTGCTCCAGCAATATGGAGGACGCAACGAATCCGTTACTGTCGATTTCCAGGGCGTCTCTTTTGTTGACTCATCGGGGATAGGCAGCCTGTTTTTTACCACGAAAGAACTGCTAGCATTAGGCAAGCAAGTGGAAATAGTGAATGTACGGGAAGAGATCTTGGATATCTTGAGTGTACTTGGCTTTACAGAGGCTCTGGGTATCTCCGTGGCAAAGGCTGTCGAAACTGGGTTTGACGCGAAACCGACTGATTGTATATAA
- the hemH gene encoding ferrochelatase — protein MAKRKTGLLLMAYGTPRSSEDIEPYYTHIRRGRKPPQELLDDLKARYEAVGGLNRFAEITDEQVGALVKEMNGRFPDREFVGYLGLKHISPFIEDAVDQMKKDGITEAVSLVLAPHYSSYSVKEYNGRAKEHAESIEGPVIHSIESWYLEPGFINYWVKAIHDTFAAMPAEDREKAVVIFSAHSLPEKILKSQDPYPQQLEETAKLIAELSGIPDFAIGWQSAGNTPEPWLGPDVQDLTRELYAKHGFSAFVYCPIGFVAEHLEVLYDNDYECKAVTEELGVHYYRPPMPNARPAFISCLADAVGKKLAD, from the coding sequence ATGGCAAAAAGAAAGACAGGACTTCTGTTGATGGCTTACGGAACGCCGCGGAGCTCAGAGGATATCGAGCCGTACTACACGCATATCCGACGCGGGCGCAAACCTCCACAGGAGCTGCTGGACGATCTGAAGGCACGCTATGAGGCAGTCGGAGGACTGAATCGCTTTGCCGAGATTACGGACGAGCAAGTGGGCGCTTTGGTGAAAGAGATGAATGGGCGCTTTCCAGATCGTGAGTTTGTCGGGTACCTCGGCCTCAAGCATATTTCTCCGTTTATTGAAGATGCTGTGGACCAGATGAAAAAAGATGGGATCACAGAAGCTGTCAGTCTGGTTCTCGCTCCTCATTACTCCAGCTACAGTGTAAAAGAGTACAACGGACGGGCGAAAGAGCATGCGGAATCCATCGAAGGACCGGTCATTCACAGCATCGAGAGCTGGTATTTGGAGCCTGGATTTATCAACTATTGGGTAAAAGCGATTCACGATACGTTTGCTGCGATGCCAGCAGAGGATCGTGAGAAAGCGGTCGTTATTTTCTCGGCACATAGCTTGCCAGAAAAAATCCTGAAGTCGCAAGATCCATATCCACAACAGCTGGAAGAGACGGCCAAACTGATCGCAGAACTGTCGGGAATTCCTGATTTCGCGATTGGCTGGCAGAGTGCGGGCAACACTCCGGAGCCATGGCTTGGACCTGATGTTCAGGATTTGACCCGAGAGCTGTATGCCAAGCATGGTTTTTCAGCATTCGTGTACTGTCCGATCGGATTCGTTGCCGAGCATCTGGAAGTCCTGTATGACAACGATTATGAATGCAAGGCAGTAACGGAAGAGTTGGGCGTCCATTATTACCGCCCTCCGATGCCGAATGCCAGACCAGCCTTTATCTCCTGTCTGGCTGATGCCGTCGGGAAGAAGCTGGCGGACTAG
- the hemE gene encoding uroporphyrinogen decarboxylase, with translation MTAKPFNDTFLKACRKEATDHVPVWYMRQAGRYQPEYRAIRAKHSFFEMNYIPEVCAEVTRLPVEQLGVDAAILFADIMTPLKPIGVDVNIESGIGPVIANPIQSLADVHRLLELEPETHVPYILESIKILRQQLSVPLIGFAGAPFTLASYLIEGGPSKHYHKTKAFMYTEPQAWQALMDKLGDMTITYLKAQIAAGAQAVQVFDSWVGALNDEDYREYITPVMTRIFNALKETNVPTIYFGIGAGHLLMDWNRLPVDVVGLDWRTSITTAREMGVTKTLQGNLDPTLLLAPWEKLEAKAKEILDEGTKQPGYIFNLGHGVFPDAKVETLQKLTQFIHSYKRDV, from the coding sequence ATGACCGCAAAACCATTTAATGATACTTTTTTGAAAGCGTGTCGAAAGGAAGCGACGGACCATGTACCTGTATGGTATATGCGTCAAGCTGGGCGTTACCAGCCTGAATACCGCGCGATCCGTGCGAAGCATAGCTTTTTTGAAATGAATTACATACCTGAAGTCTGTGCTGAAGTGACACGCTTACCCGTGGAGCAGCTTGGTGTCGATGCGGCCATTCTGTTTGCAGACATCATGACACCGCTAAAGCCAATCGGAGTCGATGTGAACATTGAATCGGGGATCGGACCGGTGATTGCCAATCCGATTCAGTCTCTGGCAGATGTACATCGCCTGCTTGAGCTGGAGCCGGAGACGCACGTACCGTACATTTTGGAGTCTATCAAGATTTTGCGTCAGCAATTGTCTGTTCCGCTGATTGGTTTTGCCGGTGCGCCATTTACCCTTGCCAGCTATTTGATCGAGGGTGGCCCATCCAAGCATTATCACAAGACAAAAGCGTTCATGTACACCGAACCACAAGCATGGCAGGCACTGATGGACAAATTGGGAGATATGACAATTACGTATCTGAAAGCCCAGATTGCTGCAGGCGCACAGGCCGTACAAGTATTTGATTCCTGGGTAGGAGCATTGAATGACGAAGACTACCGCGAATACATTACTCCGGTGATGACGCGAATTTTCAACGCGCTAAAAGAGACCAACGTTCCTACGATTTACTTTGGAATCGGAGCTGGCCACTTGTTGATGGACTGGAATCGCCTTCCCGTAGATGTAGTCGGCCTTGATTGGCGTACTTCGATTACGACCGCGAGAGAAATGGGCGTGACCAAGACGCTGCAGGGAAACCTCGATCCTACATTGCTGCTGGCACCGTGGGAGAAGCTCGAAGCCAAGGCGAAAGAAATTTTGGACGAAGGAACGAAGCAGCCAGGATATATTTTCAATCTGGGACATGGAGTTTTCCCGGATGCGAAGGTAGAGACGCTACAAAAGCTGACCCAGTTCATCCATAGCTACAAACGCGACGTGTAA
- a CDS encoding phosphotransferase, whose amino-acid sequence MSRFEDIFPLFQEYDMFAQNIDVLKEPNVFKAITPYGSYVCKRTQAPGQRLQFVSEVLLQLKQRGWDGAVPFMHTKYDDPFVQYQDATYYLTSWQPNSEPGEDQPLAWAKPTLERLAELHHLTQNYRFDDPRQVEPLIDSLLNRWHYWRKQMEKAAQLASERPYQSPFDLVFLANRAFINEMAKTATDLLQDWRERHETHAHFRLALIHGSPHPAHIILDRFGKGKLLNFDRATFDTPIRDLTLFYRMYFQMAGDETGASQLFHHYAGVFPLRPEEIELLAAFLSYPERIMRDVDIYYNGRKEWSELYAVKRLEKDMDRLMRLHRWVQQAF is encoded by the coding sequence ATGAGCCGCTTTGAAGACATTTTTCCGTTGTTTCAGGAGTATGACATGTTTGCGCAGAACATCGATGTCCTGAAGGAGCCAAACGTCTTCAAGGCGATCACTCCGTATGGCTCATACGTCTGCAAACGAACACAGGCTCCTGGGCAACGCCTGCAGTTTGTCAGTGAAGTGTTGCTCCAATTAAAGCAGCGAGGTTGGGATGGGGCTGTCCCTTTTATGCACACAAAGTATGACGACCCATTTGTGCAGTATCAAGACGCTACGTACTATTTGACCTCCTGGCAACCAAACAGCGAACCGGGGGAAGACCAACCGCTGGCATGGGCGAAGCCTACCTTGGAGCGATTGGCTGAGCTGCATCATTTGACGCAAAACTACCGCTTTGACGACCCAAGGCAAGTGGAGCCTTTGATCGATTCCTTGCTGAACCGTTGGCATTATTGGCGTAAGCAAATGGAAAAAGCCGCGCAGCTCGCCAGTGAACGCCCTTACCAGTCGCCATTTGATTTGGTTTTTCTCGCGAATCGTGCGTTTATCAACGAAATGGCCAAGACGGCTACGGACCTTTTGCAGGACTGGCGTGAGCGGCATGAGACACACGCTCATTTTCGACTGGCCCTGATCCACGGATCGCCTCATCCTGCCCACATCATCTTGGATCGCTTTGGTAAAGGGAAGCTGCTCAACTTTGACCGTGCCACCTTTGATACGCCGATCCGTGATCTGACCTTGTTTTATCGGATGTATTTTCAGATGGCCGGAGACGAGACAGGAGCCTCTCAGCTATTCCATCATTACGCTGGAGTTTTTCCGTTGCGACCGGAAGAGATTGAGCTATTGGCTGCGTTTCTCTCCTATCCCGAACGAATCATGCGAGATGTGGACATTTATTACAATGGCCGCAAAGAGTGGAGTGAACTGTATGCGGTCAAACGGCTAGAAAAAGATATGGACCGTCTGATGCGGCTGCATCGTTGGGTCCAACAAGCTTTTTAG